In Coregonus clupeaformis isolate EN_2021a unplaced genomic scaffold, ASM2061545v1 scaf2463, whole genome shotgun sequence, the following proteins share a genomic window:
- the LOC123488752 gene encoding gastrotropin-like, which translates to MAFSGTYELESQENYDEFLEAIGFANAKTDFKVTTKVLQEGDDFTWSQIIPNWTLTNKFTIGKECELESMLRSKFITTVTMEGGKIIIPFPQYHFTAEISGDKLIMLCTTTGEKGVTMKRINKRI; encoded by the exons ATGGCATTCTCTGGGACGTATGAGCTTGAAAGTCAAGAGAATTACGATGAGTTTCTGGAGGCAATTG GGTTTGCCAATGCCAAGACTGACTTCAAGGTGACAACAAAGGTGCTTCAGGAGGGGGATGATTTTACCTGGTCACAGATTATTCCCAACTGGACCTTGACTAACAAATTCACCATTGGAAAGGAGTGTGAGCTAGAGAGCATGCTACGCTCCAAGTTCATT ACCACCGTCACCATGGAAGGAGGCAAGATAATTATTCCGTTCCCCCAGTATCATTTCACTGCTGAGATCAGCGGGGACAAGCTGATCATG CTCTGTACAACCACCGGGGAGAAGGGTGTGACCATGAAGAGAATCAACAAGAGGATCTAA